In Bacteroides sp. MSB163, a genomic segment contains:
- a CDS encoding type II toxin-antitoxin system Phd/YefM family antitoxin: MLVISTRDFRANQTKFLDMVNNGEDIVLKSREKGSFKLVPVKEEDTIINKRDIMAELKGALQQVKDHMDGKIQLKSAEALLDELRVCSL; encoded by the coding sequence ATGTTAGTAATCAGCACAAGAGATTTCAGAGCCAACCAAACTAAGTTTTTGGATATGGTCAATAACGGCGAAGACATCGTATTGAAGTCAAGGGAAAAAGGCAGTTTCAAACTTGTCCCTGTCAAAGAAGAGGATACCATTATCAACAAACGGGACATAATGGCGGAACTCAAAGGAGCTTTGCAACAGGTTAAAGACCACATGGACGGAAAAATACAACTCAAATCGGCAGAAGCCTTGTTAGATGAACTTAGAGTTTGTTCCCTCTGA
- the btgA gene encoding mobilization protein BtgA produces MEKETTTSVTIDRKTFARLDRLAKSNNVSKKDFLSCALEYFEKYGINPVEHESPAKEMQKLIKRCDQVIAFIRKQEQDFLRPACEAMSSTSTRVTMSMDSILTEKKFSQYQKANDLFMRDLASLAGVREQALDRTEKAVGQSREMIVKNQQAIYARLDAVTQRQEKIFSYIASYIDAKGKAGLFDDIKALYKDEKNKREKK; encoded by the coding sequence ATGGAAAAGGAAACAACCACCTCAGTAACCATTGACCGAAAAACGTTTGCCCGGCTTGACAGGCTGGCAAAGTCCAATAATGTATCAAAGAAAGACTTCCTTTCCTGCGCACTGGAGTACTTCGAGAAGTACGGCATCAATCCGGTTGAGCATGAAAGCCCGGCAAAGGAAATGCAGAAACTTATCAAACGCTGTGATCAGGTGATAGCGTTCATCCGGAAGCAGGAGCAGGATTTCTTGCGTCCGGCTTGTGAAGCAATGAGCAGCACAAGCACGAGAGTAACCATGAGCATGGATTCGATACTTACGGAAAAAAAGTTCAGCCAATATCAAAAGGCAAATGACCTTTTCATGCGTGACCTTGCGAGCCTTGCCGGGGTAAGGGAGCAGGCTTTGGACCGGACGGAAAAGGCGGTCGGTCAGTCGAGGGAGATGATCGTGAAGAACCAGCAAGCAATTTACGCAAGGCTGGATGCTGTGACACAAAGGCAGGAGAAGATCTTCTCCTATATCGCAAGCTACATCGATGCGAAAGGAAAAGCCGGGCTTTTTGATGACATAAAAGCCTTATACAAGGACGAGAAGAACAAGAGGGAAAAGAAATGA